The following are from one region of the Mycolicibacterium helvum genome:
- a CDS encoding cytochrome P450: MPTTALPPAPPLPRALQAAIAVADRRTALHIVRRRYGSAFTLNLPIFGRVVVLSDPGQIRQLFRAGTDVADTTDANLGRVMGPNSMFALAGPRHRAHRKLLTPPFNGRRLGAYEAIVEREAVAEFGAWPADRIFAVLPSMMRITLNVILRAVFGADGEEFTRLREMLPRAIQLGSKLSLIPVPQWDWGRWSPWGRFGIYRREYDEIVDRLIEKALADPDLESRDDVLALMLGSRYENGSPMTRAEIADELITLLAAGHETTATTLAWAVERLQRHPAVLGRLVADLDAGSDALLNATILEVQRARPVIDVTFRQVTAPALTLGPWTIPQGLTIVASIGLVHADEAVFPDAGRFDPDRFLSRSPDPAEWIPYGGGIRRCIGAAFANMEMRVVLRTLLRDHTISPSDARGEKQMSRGVAIAPAKGALVAVRPR; encoded by the coding sequence GTGCCGACAACCGCGTTGCCGCCCGCTCCGCCGCTTCCTCGGGCACTGCAAGCCGCAATCGCGGTGGCCGACCGCAGGACCGCCCTGCACATCGTGCGGCGCCGCTACGGCTCGGCGTTCACCCTCAATCTGCCCATCTTTGGCCGTGTCGTCGTGCTCAGCGACCCGGGCCAGATCCGCCAGCTGTTCAGGGCAGGCACCGATGTCGCCGACACGACCGACGCCAATCTCGGCCGTGTCATGGGCCCCAATTCGATGTTCGCGCTGGCGGGTCCGCGCCATCGCGCGCACCGCAAGCTGCTGACACCGCCGTTCAACGGGCGGCGGCTGGGCGCCTATGAGGCCATCGTCGAACGCGAAGCCGTCGCCGAATTCGGTGCCTGGCCCGCCGACCGCATATTCGCGGTGTTGCCGTCGATGATGCGCATCACCCTGAACGTCATCCTGCGGGCGGTGTTCGGGGCGGACGGCGAGGAGTTCACTCGGTTACGAGAAATGCTGCCGCGGGCGATCCAACTCGGGTCCAAGCTATCGCTCATCCCTGTGCCCCAATGGGATTGGGGACGCTGGAGCCCCTGGGGGCGATTCGGCATCTACCGTCGTGAGTACGACGAGATCGTCGACCGGCTGATCGAGAAGGCACTGGCCGATCCCGATCTGGAATCCCGCGACGACGTGTTGGCGCTGATGCTGGGCAGCCGCTACGAAAACGGTTCGCCGATGACCCGGGCCGAGATCGCCGACGAACTGATCACGTTGCTCGCGGCCGGTCATGAGACGACCGCCACCACGCTGGCCTGGGCGGTGGAGCGGCTACAGCGACACCCGGCGGTACTGGGCCGCCTGGTCGCTGACCTCGACGCAGGATCGGACGCGCTACTCAATGCCACCATCCTTGAGGTCCAGCGCGCCCGCCCGGTGATCGACGTGACCTTTCGGCAGGTGACCGCACCGGCGCTGACCCTTGGCCCGTGGACCATTCCGCAGGGGCTGACGATCGTGGCGAGCATCGGGCTCGTACACGCCGATGAAGCCGTCTTCCCCGACGCCGGCCGGTTCGATCCCGATCGGTTCCTGTCCCGGTCGCCCGACCCGGCCGAGTGGATTCCCTACGGCGGCGGCATCCGCCGCTGTATCGGCGCCGCGTTCGCGAACATGGAGATGCGGGTGGTCCTGCGGACCCTGCTGCGCGATCACACGATCAGCCCGTCGGATGCGCGCGGGGAAAAGCAGATGTCCCGAGG